DNA from Minwuia thermotolerans:
GCCAGCACGATGATGATCACCGGCGCCATGGGCCAGAGCAGCCAGGGCGTCAGCACCACGGCGTTGAGGTTCTGCGCCTCGTTGAGCAGCACGCCCCAGGAGGTGATCGGCGGCCTCAGGCCGATGCCCAGGAAGGAAAGCGCTGTCTCGCCCAGGATCATCGCCGGAATCGAGAGGGACGCCGAGGCGATCAGGTGGCTCATGAAGCTGGGCAGAAGGTGGCGGCCGATGACGCGGGTCGGACTCGCCCCCATGAGCTGGGCCGCCACGGTGAAGTCCTCCTCGCGGAGCGCCAGCAGCTTGGAACGGACCGCGCGGGCCAGCGATGGCCAGTCGAACAGCGCCAGGATCACCGTGATGCCGAAGAAGATCAGCAAGGGCGACCAGTTGGCCGGCAGCGCCGCCGACAGCGCCATCCACAGAGGCAGTTCGGGGAAGGAACGGATCATCTCGATGATCCGCTGGATGATGTTGTCGACCCAGCCGCCGTAATAGCCGGAGATGCCGCCCATCACGATGCCGAGGATGAAGGACAGCGTGATCCCGAACAGACCGACGGTGAGAGATATCCGCGCGCCATGGACGATGCGGCTGAA
Protein-coding regions in this window:
- a CDS encoding ABC transporter permease, which encodes MSVSDSEDKLRHWVDDQPFDPQSRETLTPEQEKFYLASQWQLMWWKFRRHKLAMISAAVLALFYLSVLMSEFIAPYDLNTRDAKHILAPPQTIHLFHDGSFVGPFVYGYDLEKDEVMRQRIYTPSPEKVQPLRFFCLGDSYDYFGLVPGSFHFVCPAEGGSFFLLGTDRLGRDIFSRIVHGARISLTVGLFGITLSFILGIVMGGISGYYGGWVDNIIQRIIEMIRSFPELPLWMALSAALPANWSPLLIFFGITVILALFDWPSLARAVRSKLLALREEDFTVAAQLMGASPTRVIGRHLLPSFMSHLIASASLSIPAMILGETALSFLGIGLRPPITSWGVLLNEAQNLNAVVLTPWLLWPMAPVIIIVLAFNFMGDGLRDAADPYK